The sequence CACCGGCACGAAGAAGGGCGGGGCCGTGGAAGGAGTTTGCGTCACGTTGACGTTGGTGCTGGTCGTCCTGACTTTTGTTGTTGGCCGGTAGCGGCGGGCTTTGGACGCTTGAAGTTCCTTAGGTCCGCATAGTGGGCGGGCCGATGCGCGAAGAGCTTTTGCCGTCCAGGGTTCCCGGACCTTAAGCCTTCGCGCTTTTTTTGTCGAATGATTGACTTTCTTCAAATGAGCACAAATAATGGAATTCAGCTTGAGCCGATCGAATACATGATATGATTGTGTTTGATGAATGAACGATATAAGAATGTGTTAAATGAATGGAACAATTGGGCGGGCTGAGATTAGAGTCAATGAAGCCAAGCGGATATTTTGCAAGCGCAGTCAAAAGGAGGGGGAGAAGCATGCGAAACGGTATAACGGGCTGGTTCGGGAGACTGCCGATCCGCCGAAAGATCGTCCTTATCTTTTTGCCGCTGATCATCTTTCCGCTGCTGGCGCTTGGTCTGCTGTCCGGCGAAATGTTCAGCCGCTCGGTCATTGAGAAGACGAAGAACAATGTCAGGGACGAGTCCCGGCTTATTCTCTCACAGATGGATTCTATCGTGAAAAATACGGAGAGCAGCGCCAATATCATGACGACCGATATCATCCGTCTGTATGGTGAACGCTCGGCTTCGCCCGAGGCGATTGAAGAGGAGAGGTTCAGTAATCTGATGGAGAGCCGTCTTTCGATTGACCTGGTGCTGTTTCCCGATGCGGACTCGGCCGTATTCGTTGATGTGAACGGAAGGGTGTACTCGTCCTATCCTCCCCAGGTGAGCCGGGATAAGAAGGTATTACACAGCGGCCTGCCGGAAAAAGTTAAAGCGATGGGCAGCTACGGCGTGGGCCGCTGGCTGCCGGTGGAACGGCGGGATTATATGGTCAGCGACCCCGCTGTTCCGGTACTGACACTGGGAAAGATCGTATTCAACCTGGATACCGGCAGCCAGTTGGGTACGCTGTTTGTCAATGTCAGGGAGACGACCTTCGCTTCGATTCTGCAGGTGATGGGCGAGAGCTCGTCCTCCAAGCAGTATTATATTGTGGACGGCGCTGGCCGAATCGTTGCGTCGCCGAATGAACAGCTTCTGCTGACGCCGTTCGCGGCAAACGTATCCCCCGGTCTTCTGGAGCGTGAAACCCCGGTATCCGACATTGTCGGCTCGGGAGAAGGGAACAAATTGGCAACGGTTACCGCTTATGACAGGTTGAACTGGAAGCTGGTGAACATGGTTTCGCTGCAAACGCTTAACGGCGATATCCGCCGGAACTTTGTCCTGACTTTTGCATTTGGCGCCTTATGCCTGCTGCTGTCGCTGCTGCTTGCGGGGAAGCTGTCCCAGATCATTGTGAGCCCCTTGCTCCAGGTAACAAAGGCGATGCGGAAGGTGAAGGATGGCGACCTGAATGTCACCTCGCCGGTGACGACGGAAGACGAAACCGGTCTAATCGCCTCGGTCTTTAATTCAATGGTGCAGCAGATTAAGGAATTGCTTAATACGATAACCGAGGAACAGGGCCGTAAGCGGGAGTATGAGCTGGCCCTGATTCACGCGCAGATCAAGCCCCATTTTTTATATAATACGCTCGATACGATTTATGTTCTTAACGATTTGGGGCTAAGCGAGGAGGCCCGGGATACGACTAAGGCGCTGGCCGACTTCTACCGGGTGGTGCTGAGCAAGGGCAGTGAATTGATTCCTCTTGCCGGCGAAATCGGCAATGTTCGGGATTACCTGAACATCATGCAGATTCGTAATCCCGACGTGCTGCGCTATGAAATCGATATTCCGCAGGAGCTTACGGGTGTGATGGTGCCCAAGCTGTCGCTTCAGCCTCTGGTGGAGAACGCCATTTATCATGGTCTAAAAACCAAGGGCAGCCAGGGTTTGATTGTTATCCGGGCAAGGAAGGACGGCAGCGATGCGGTGATTTCTGTTGAAGATAACGGGGTCGGGATGCCGCCGGAGCAGGTGCAGCGGATTACGCAGTTTGCCTCCGGGAACGGCAGGCCCGCATCTATTGGAATATACAGCGTCTATGAGCGTATTAAGCTCTATTTTGGCGAGCCGTACGGGCTGACGGTCCGCAGCAAGCCGGGAGAAGGGACGGTAATGGAAATGAAGGTACCCGGAAAGGAAAGGAGGGCAGGCTATGTATAAAGTGATGATAGCCGACGATGAGCCGCTGTTCCGTTATTATATGCGCAGCAAGCTGGACTGGAGCGGACATGGCTTTACGATCTGCTGCGAAGCCGCCAACGGCCGGGAAGCGCTGGAGGAGGCGAAACGGTATGTGCCCGATTTGGCGCTGATCGACATCAGCATGCCTTATATGAACGGTCTGGAGCTGGCCGAGAAGCTGAAGGTGAATGTGCCCGGACTGCTGATCGTGTTCGTAACCGGCCATAACGAATTTGAATATGCCCAGAAGGCGGTTCGGCTGGGCGTCCACGATTATTTGCTCAAGCCGTTCGACCAGCGGGAGTTCACCGTCATGATGGAAAAAGTAAGAGCAACCTTGCGCCTTCGCGAGGAAGCCGCCCTGCTGAAGCGTGAAGCCGGCGGGAAAGAGGGGACTTGGCGCACCATTATGGAGCAAGCGGCGCAAAAGGCCCAGGCGCTCTTCAATGAATCCTCATTGCTTTCCGAGCAAGGAGCGCCGCTAGTAAGGCATGAGCTTCATCCGGGAATCCATGAAACGCTGCTGATGGCGCTGAAGATGCGGGATCATGAGGCCGCCATGGACGAAATCAGCCGGACAATCGCTCAGTTTCGGCTTCGGCGTACCGGAGACCGATTTGCTTTTACCGTTCTCATGAGCTATGTCTCGCTGTGTCTGTCCTATGCCGGCGAAATAGGAATGAACCCGGAGAGCCTGTGGAAGCCGGCGGCTTCACCGGAGCAGCGTCTTCGGGAAATGGCCTCGTGGGAGGAGGCAGAGGATTGGATTGCCGGGTTGTACCGTAAAGTGATTGAGTACAGGCCGGACGCCCGTCCGTCCAAATCGTACAATCTATTTCTGGCCGCCAAAGATTATATTCACACGCACTATTCCGATCCGGAGCTGTCGGTGGATCAGGTTGCAAGCGGCATGTATGTCGATTCCAGCTATTTGCGCAAGGTGTTCCGCAAGGAAGGAGCCATTGCCGTCCTCGATTACATCACCTATATACGGATGAAGCAGGCCAAAGAGCTGTTGGCCGATGGCAACGTCAAGCTGGCGGAAATCGCTGAAAGGGTGGGCTACGCCGACCCGAATTATTTCAGCAAAAGCTTTAAAAAGCATTACGGCATGCCGCCGTCGGAATTCGAGCAGCGGGAAATCCGCATCCGGCAGACTGGAAAATAGGAGTCTAAAAGCGATCATGGAGCGGTCCGGACAGGACCGCTTTTTACGATTTTGGACGGGATGATCGCATCCAATGCTCCGAAGCATTCCGGACATTTAAGCGGCCGATTTGTCCCGGATATTACCGATTATGCCCGGTTTAACCCTTATCGGTAATGCCGGGCTTCACTATAATAAGAGACATCAACCAACTGGAAGCGCTAACAAAAAGCGATTTCAGAAAGAAGATGGATTTTGACCAGGAAGAAAAGAAGGGGGATTCAATATGAAACGGAAATATATGAAAGCGCTTAGTGTGCTTGCTGCTCTGTCCCTGACGATCTCGCTGACGGCTTGCGGAGGGAAGAATTCGGACAATTCAGCCTCCTCAGGGAACAGCGGCGGGGCAAGCGACGGAACGAAGAAAATTCAAATCAAGGTGTATGCGCAGCATTTTGACGAAGATACCGCCAAGCCTTTTGACTATGCAGTGGAAGAGCTGAAGAAAGAAATGCCGAATGTGGAAATTGTGCTGGATGAAGCGGTGCAGGACGGTTATCAAAAATTGAAAACGTATGCTGCAACCGGTAACATGCCGGATATTTACGAGACGGACTGGACGACGCTCCAAACCTTTGCCAAGTCCAAGAACGTGGAGCTGCTCGACAGTTATCCGGAAACCGCTGATTTCAAATCCAAGCTGAACACGGGTCTCGAATCCCGGCTGACCGCTCCGGACGGACATGTCTACGCTTTCCCTTATACGGGAATTGAGTTCCAGCTCATCTACTACAATAAGGATATCTTCCAAAAGGCCGGTATTCAGACGCCAATCAAAACAATTGATCAACTGGCCGACGCCGCCAAGAAGCTTTCCGCCGCAGGTTACACGCCAATGGCCATATTCGCCAAGGAAAAATGGATTACAACCGCCTTCTACGCCGGATTGGTAACACGGGAAGACGCTAAAGGCTTTGGCGATCTGGAAGCGGGCAAACCGGCCGCGCTGCCTACGGCGTTTGTAACGGCCGCCGAGCAGATGAAGAAGCTGCAGGAAGGGGGCCTGTTCGACGCCAACGCCACCAACACCAACTATGACCAGGCTTCGTCCCAATTCTATTCGGGCAAAGCGGCCATGTTCGTCAACGGGCAATGGGAGATTTACAGCAGCACAGAGAAACTGGGCGACAAGGTAGACTGGATGTACTGGCCGGCCAAGGATGAGGCGACATACGACAGCAGCAAAGGCTTTATCAACGGTGCGGGCTCACCCGGCGGATTCTCGGTATCTCCAAGCAGCAAGAACAAGGAAACCGCCGTTAAAGTGGCAAGCTTCCTTGCGCAAAAATACAGCGAATACAAGTATTCCGTACTGGGTAGCCCGATCGTATCCGTCAAAGTCGATAAGCCGATGACCGGCGAAGTGCCGCCTATGATGAAGCGGATTGCGGATGAGGTTCTGCCGAACGTGAAGAGCTACGCCACAGCGGTTAGCAATGTGCAGATCAAAAATGTGATCGATGACAATACCCAGAACATGCTGGTCAGCGGCTTTACGGTGAAGCAATTCACAGATAATGTTAACCGCATTTTGGCCAAGGAGAATAAATAACGGGGCTTAAGAAAAGTCTGTGCGGAGCAGCCTCTTAGCTTCCCTGGGGGGAAACGGGGCTGCTTTCGTAAGAAAAGGAGTGGAATCATACTGCATGAACAGATATTTAAGTAATAAAAAAGCGATTGCGCTGTTTTTGCTTCCGGCCCTGCTTATCTATAGTGTCATCATTATTTATCCGGTGCTTCAGACCGTATACCGAAGCTTTTTTAACTGGGACGGGCTGAGTACGGCAACTTGGAATGGGATTTCCAACTATCGGGATCTTCTGGAAGATCCTCTGCTTATTACTTCTCTGCGCAACGGCCTTCTCTTCGCACTTGTGCTTGCGGTGTTTCAGATCGGACTAGGAACGGTGCTCGCACTAGCTTGTGCCGATCCGCGCATCAAAGGGCGCAAATTGCTGAAGACGTCTTATTTTATCCCGGTCGTGCTGTCCGTCACCGTTGTCTGCCAATTGTGGATTGCGATGTACGACCCGGCTAACGGGCTGATCAACCGTCTTTTTAACCTGCTTCATATTCCTTACCAGCAGAACTGGCTTACGTCGCCGACCGTTTCCATTATTGCGATTGCGTTCGTCAATGCCTGGCAGTTCATGGGATATCAGTTCAGCCTGCTGTACGCGGGCGTCAAGTCCATCCCCGAGCAGTATATGGAAGCGGCTACGATTGACGGCTGCTCCAAATGGATGGCGCACCGCAAGGTGACGATTCCGCTGATGAAGGAGACCTACAAGTTCTGTCTGATCGTTGCCATTACCTCCGGGATCGGAGCGTTTGTGCAAATGCTGATTATGACGAGCGGCGGACCGGGAACGAGCAACTACACGCTGACGTACATGATTTACCGCTATGCCTTTATGGAAAGCAACTATGGCTATGCCTGCGCCGTTTCTGTCGTGCTGGTCAGCTTGTCCCTCTTGGCAACGGTAATCATTAACAAGACGTTTGACCGGAACGAAGCGTAAATAGAGCGCTGACCGGTAAGGAAGGAGTGCAATATGAAGAAGCTGAGAGCGGTTCTGATTCAGGCCCCGCTATGGATCTATTTTGTGATTTCCGTCTACCCCCTGGTATGGATGATTTCTTATTCGCTTAAAAACAACGACGAGATATTCGTTACCAATCCGTTCGGCTTTCCGACGCATTTCAGAATTGAGAATTATACGGCGGCCTGGTCGCAGTTCAATATTCCGCGCTATTTTATGAACAGCTTTATCGTCTCATCCATTTCCACGCTGCTGATTATTGTGCTGGCCCTGATGTTCTCGTTCGCCATCGCAAGAATGCGCTGGAAGTTCCGCGAGAGTGTCAGATTGTATATGACGATCGGCATGTTCATGCCGCTTCAGGTCATCATGATTCCACTTGCCATTCTGGTTCGTGATTTCCATTTGACGAATACCTACGGCGCGCTGATCGTTCCCTATGTCGCCATCGGTCTGCCCTTCTCTTGCCTGATATTCTACGGCTTCATGAAAGGCATCCCCGGCGAGCTGGAGGAATCGGCCTGCATGGACGGAGCGAATATTTACCGGATGTTTATCCAGATTATCGTGCCTGTCGTAACTCCTGCCATCGCAACCGTTGCCATTTTCCAATTCTTAAGCAACTGGAACGAATTTATGCTCGCCTATATTCTGATTTCCGACGAAGCGATGAAGACGCTCCCGCTCGGTCTGCTCTTCTTCCAGGGGCAATACAGCACCGATTGGGGCGGCATGGGCGCGGTCATGACGATTGCGAGCTTGCCGATGGTCATCATCTATTTGTTCTTCAGCGAACAAGTGGAGAATGCGATGACGGTTGGTTCGGCTGTAAAAGGATGATTTGTCATAATAATCAATAATGGAGGAATGGCAAAATGCCATCTATAGCGGATACATTTCAGTTACTTAATTCGGAGATGTTCAAGGAAAGATTAATAGACCTTTATGGAGAGAGCCAAGAGGCCCTCTCCTCTCAAATCGACAGATACACTTCTCTGGTTAACGAGTATACCCAAAGATTTGATGGAGCCGATGTTTATCTGTTTAGTTCGCCTGGCCGCAGTGAAATCAGCGGAAATCATACCGATCACAATTTGGGCAAAGTTATAGCGGCGAGCATAAATATGGACTGTATAGGCGTTGCAGAGAAGAATACAGAAAATAAAATCTGCATAAAAAGCATAACTTACAGCGAAGATTTTACGATTGATCTTACCCGGAGAGAAGATATTAAGAATGCTTCCGGCACCTACTCGATTGTAAGAGGCATACTCGACGGCTTTGAAAAGTACGGTTACAGCATTGGCGGGTTCAATGTTTGCATAACTAGTGATGTTATTAGCGCTGCTGGCGTCAGTTCTTCGGCATCTTTTGAAATGTTGATCTGTTCGATTCTTAATTTTTTCTATAACCATAACGAAATGGATATTATTACATGTGCCAAGATAGGCCAATATGCTGAAAATACGAAATGGAATAAACAGTCGGGCCTGCTGGATCAAATCGCTTGCGGGTATGGCGGCCTGATTACAATTGATTTTAAAGACGGCCAATCTCCGGTTATCCAAACATTGAACTTTGAAGCCATAGACAAAAATTATGAGCTGTTAATCATTCCTACGGGAGCAAATCATGCCGATTTAAGTGAAGAGTACTCTTCCATTCCTACTGAAATGAAGGCGGTGGCAGGAAAGCTTGGCGGAGAGGTTCTCCGTGACTTGAGTATAGACGAGGTGTTGAAGCATTTTGCGGAACTAAGGGAGAGTCCTGGAGATAGGGCGCTTTTGAGAGCGCTGCATTTTTATGAGGAAAACAGCCGGGTGGATCAACAGGTCGAAGCTTTGAAAAACGATGATGCGGATGAGTTTCTAAGGCTGGTCAATGAATCCGGCAATTCCTCCTGGAAATGGTTGCAAAATTGCTATTCAAATTCGGCGCCCGAGACACAAGGGGTAACGGTACATCTCGCTCTTACCGAACGGTTCATTAAAAGAATCGGAAAGGGCGCATGCCGCGTGCATGGAGGTGGATTTGCCGGAGTGATCATGGCATTGCTGCCGAGAGAGTCCACAGCATCCTATACGGAATATATGAACTCATTTGGTGTGGGTAAAATTTTTAATATTCGTGTACGTAAGTACGGGGCGGTAAATTTAAATCTTCTATAATAAGCTTCATGCGAAATCTTTGCATACACGCCCTGGTTCAATCCCGCTGTAATGTTATCCATCGTGGTATTATTGGATTACTAACTACGTAATTTTGGAAGACTGGGACTGATGGGGCGTGTATATGAAAGATCCTTTTAAAATGAAAACCTTCGATGTAGAAGAAACAAGCATATTCGATTTACAAGACGCGATGGCACATGGAAAAACGACCTCAAGAGAATTAGTGTTTTGTTATTTATCCCGTATCGCAAAGTATGATCAGGATGGTCCTCACATTAATTCAGTTATGGAAATCAATCCCGATGCCATATTCATTGCGGAGGCGCTCGATTTAGAGCGGCAGCGTAAGGGCAGTAGAGGCCCTCTTCATGGAATTCCGATTCTTGTGAAGGACAATATCGAAACCGGAGACAAGATGCGGACTAGTGCGGGAGCCTTAGCATTGGCACAGCATGTAAGCACGGAGGATGCTTTTCTGATCCGGCGGTTAAGAGAAAAAGGAGCTGTCATTTTAGGCAAGACTAATATGACAGAATGGGCCAACGGCGTTTCCTCCACTATGTGGGCAGGATACAGTTCAAAGGGTGGGCAGGTCACGCACCCTTATGGTGAATTTTTCACAGGCGGGTCTAGTACTGGGTCGGCGGCTGCGGTTGCGGCGAGTCTCGCAGCGGCGGCGATAGGTACAGAAACCTCTGCTTCCATTCTAAGTCCGGCCGTACAGATGTCTATCGTAGGCATCAAGCCGACCGTCGGTTTAATCAGCCGTTCGGGGATCATCCCTTTTTCTTACTCACAAGATACGGCCGGGCCGATGGCAAGAACGGTTTCGGATGCGGCAATTCTGCTTAACGCATTAGTTGGAAGGGATGAGCAAGATCCGGCAACTTGGCGGGGTGAAAGCTGTCATACCGAGCAGGACTATACCGCATTCCTGGACAGAGAGGGATTATACGGAGCGAGAATCGGAGTCTTTTGTGAAGTGCCCGATCATGTGCGAGAATCTGGCGAGTATGATGAGGCGCTATTTAATCAGGCGGTCTCCGACTTGATTAAAGCAGGAGCCGAAGTGGTGGAACAGATAGATATTCCCTCGTTCCATGGCCCATGGCAGTGGAATAAGATGAATCTGGAATTCAAACATGGAATAGAGAATTATCTGCAGCGCCTTCCGGCACACATGCCGATCCATTCTTTGTCCGAGCTACTTGAATGGAATAAGGAACATGCTGAAACAGCTTTAAAATACGGTCAAGATCTTTTGGAATTCCGGGAAAGGCTGACCGCCCCCCTTAAAAATAAAGACTACATTCTTGAATCCATAATGGATTTGCATCTTGCTCAGAACGAGGGAATCGATTATGCGATAAAACGTTATCAACTAGATGCGATAATGTTTCCTGCTTATATTGGAGCGGATCTATGCGCCAGAGCGGGCTATCCGTCCATTGCTATCCCCGCTGGGTATAGAGAGAACGGCAGACCATTTGGGATTACTTTTGCTGGAACAGCATTTAGCGAACCTGCTCTAATTCGCATAGCATATTCTTTTGAACAAAGAACGAAACATCGCAAAAAGCCTGTATTCAAATAACGGATTGACTCCGTAACCCTGAAATAGGCCAACCAGAAGTTTCTGGCTGACCTAAGAATACGAAAGAGCGCCCCGCTATGAACATGCCGGGACGCTCTTGTTTTTTTATTTTATCTATTATATAAGATGAACTTAAAAATGACGTCAGGGTAAGGAGTAACGAAGGGGAAGTTTGGAACTGTAGGAGCGACAGCGATCGCCTTTTTTCTCCGGATTTCATCCGCGAAGAGCGGTTTAAATCAAGAAATCTGGGGACAACAGCGGCCGGAAGTCCAAACATTCCTCGTAGTTACGACTATACCTGATGAGAGGATCTTAAGTTCATTTTATATCCCCCCGCCTATTCCTCCAGAAAAATCAACCCGATAACATCCTCCGGCTCGATACGGCCGAAATAATGCTTCAGGTCGAGGTGGGAGAGCGCCTGCCGGACCTCTTCCTGCTCATACCGCTTGCCGCGCAGGGCGTCTTCCACATCAGCCACATCGCCCACGCCGAAGAAGTCGCCGTAAATCTTGATTTCCTCGATCCGCCCGTCCTTGAGCTCCATCCGGATATCGACGATGCCGCCCGGGAACTTAACCGCATGCTTCACATTGCTCTTCGGCGACTGGCCGTAATTCCAATCCCAGTTCTGATACCGCTCCGTGGAGATCTTATGGATTTGCGCCCAATCTTCCTCATTAAGCTTGTACTGCGGCACTTCGACCGGCTCCATGCCGAAGATGGACCGCAGCAGGCCCGCGCGGAATTCCTCGATCGTCATGTCCGTTCCGAGCAGTTCTTTTATATTGGCCACCCGGCTGCGGACGGATTTGGTGCTCTTGGACTTGAATTTTTCCGGATTTGCATTCAGCGAAGCCTGCACATCATCTAGATTCAGATTGTACATCAGCGTACCGTGGCTGAACATGCGTCCCCGGGTTGAGAACTGGGCGTTTCCGGAAATTTTTTGCTCCCCGACCTGAAGATCGTTGCGTCCGCTTAGTTCCGCGTTAACGCCCATGCTTTGCAAGTAATCGATGACCGGCTGGGTGAATTTCAGGAAGTTATGAAACGATTCGCCGTCATCTTTTGTGATGAAGCTGAAGTTCAGGTTGCCGAGGTCGTGATAGACCGCGCCTCCGCCGGACAACCGCCGTACGACCTTGATATTATGCTCCTTGACGTACTCCTGATCGATTTCTTCTATTGTATTTTGATGCTTGCCGATAATAATGGACGGGCTGTTGATATAAAACAGCAAATAGCTCTCGTCCATGGACAGAAATTTTAGCGCGTATTCCTCTATGGCCAAATTGATGGCCGGGTCCGTAATTCCGGCGTTATCGATAAAGAGCATGTCCATACCTCCGTCGTAAAAAGAATTCATCCTATTCATTTCTTCCCTACCATAATACAACATTCATTAGAGAGAGATATCACTTTTTTGACATACAGAACCGCAACCGGTGAAAATCGCCGCGTGTGCGGTTCTTTTTTTGCCTGTGCAAATATGCCATGATAACGGTGGAGGAGATACACGTATGTTCAATGATTTCAAGCTTGCGGAGGGACGTCCGGTCTATCTCCAAGTTAAGGATTATATGAAACGGCTGATCGTCCAAGGGGCGCTTCAGGCGGACCGGCGGCTTCCCGCGACCAGAGAACTGGCCGGGCTGCTCGGCGTCAGCCGCAATACGGTCATCTCCGCCTATGCGGAGCTTGAGGAAGACGGCTTCGCCTACACCGTGCAGGGCAAGGGCAGCTTTGCCGCTGCGGTGTCGCCCGTGCGGGCAGCCGGTATTACGGAAGCGGACGATGGCCGGAAGCTGGACTGGACGGAGCACGTGAGCGAATATGCCCGGCTGGCGGAGGAACTGGACCTGATGAAGCGCGGCATCCGGGCGGCGAAAGGAACGATCTCGTTTACGAGCATCGCGCCGGACGAGAAGCTGTTCGATCTGGACAGCGTCAAGCGCGCTTTTTCGGACCGGATGGCCGTGGAGGGAAATGTGCTGCTGAATTACGGCTATGCCAAGGGCTACAAGCCGCTGATCGACTATTTAATGGATTATATGGCCCGCAAGGGCGTGGATACTCAGGATAAAGATATGCTGATTACGAGCGGCTTCACCGAAGGCTTTGACATCGTGCTGTCGGCCATCCGAAAGAAAAGCGGAACCGTGCTGTGCGAGAACCCGACCCACAATACGGCGATCAAAATTTTGAAGCTGCACGGCTTTGAAATCAAGGGCATCGCGATGGAGCCGGACGGCATCAGCATAGGCGGGCTGAAACAGGCGCTGGCAGAAGGAGCGTATGATCTCGCCTATCTCGTTCCGTCCTACCATAACCCGACGGGCATTGTGACTTCCCTGCAAAAAAGGCTGGAGCTGATGACCTTGATGAACCGCTACCGGATTCCCATCATCGAGGACGGGTTCAACGAGGAACTGCGGTACTCCGGCTCGCATGTGGCGCCGCTGGCGGCTATGGCGGGAGCGGGGAATGGCGTCATTTATATCGGAAGCTTTTCCAAAGTGCTGTTTCCGGGTCTCAGAGTGGGCTGGGTGCTGGCGGACCGGCGGCTGATCGGCATTCTTGAGAGCATCAAGCGGGCAA is a genomic window of Paenibacillus durus ATCC 35681 containing:
- a CDS encoding sensor histidine kinase — encoded protein: MRNGITGWFGRLPIRRKIVLIFLPLIIFPLLALGLLSGEMFSRSVIEKTKNNVRDESRLILSQMDSIVKNTESSANIMTTDIIRLYGERSASPEAIEEERFSNLMESRLSIDLVLFPDADSAVFVDVNGRVYSSYPPQVSRDKKVLHSGLPEKVKAMGSYGVGRWLPVERRDYMVSDPAVPVLTLGKIVFNLDTGSQLGTLFVNVRETTFASILQVMGESSSSKQYYIVDGAGRIVASPNEQLLLTPFAANVSPGLLERETPVSDIVGSGEGNKLATVTAYDRLNWKLVNMVSLQTLNGDIRRNFVLTFAFGALCLLLSLLLAGKLSQIIVSPLLQVTKAMRKVKDGDLNVTSPVTTEDETGLIASVFNSMVQQIKELLNTITEEQGRKREYELALIHAQIKPHFLYNTLDTIYVLNDLGLSEEARDTTKALADFYRVVLSKGSELIPLAGEIGNVRDYLNIMQIRNPDVLRYEIDIPQELTGVMVPKLSLQPLVENAIYHGLKTKGSQGLIVIRARKDGSDAVISVEDNGVGMPPEQVQRITQFASGNGRPASIGIYSVYERIKLYFGEPYGLTVRSKPGEGTVMEMKVPGKERRAGYV
- a CDS encoding response regulator, giving the protein MYKVMIADDEPLFRYYMRSKLDWSGHGFTICCEAANGREALEEAKRYVPDLALIDISMPYMNGLELAEKLKVNVPGLLIVFVTGHNEFEYAQKAVRLGVHDYLLKPFDQREFTVMMEKVRATLRLREEAALLKREAGGKEGTWRTIMEQAAQKAQALFNESSLLSEQGAPLVRHELHPGIHETLLMALKMRDHEAAMDEISRTIAQFRLRRTGDRFAFTVLMSYVSLCLSYAGEIGMNPESLWKPAASPEQRLREMASWEEAEDWIAGLYRKVIEYRPDARPSKSYNLFLAAKDYIHTHYSDPELSVDQVASGMYVDSSYLRKVFRKEGAIAVLDYITYIRMKQAKELLADGNVKLAEIAERVGYADPNYFSKSFKKHYGMPPSEFEQREIRIRQTGK
- a CDS encoding ABC transporter substrate-binding protein, which produces MKRKYMKALSVLAALSLTISLTACGGKNSDNSASSGNSGGASDGTKKIQIKVYAQHFDEDTAKPFDYAVEELKKEMPNVEIVLDEAVQDGYQKLKTYAATGNMPDIYETDWTTLQTFAKSKNVELLDSYPETADFKSKLNTGLESRLTAPDGHVYAFPYTGIEFQLIYYNKDIFQKAGIQTPIKTIDQLADAAKKLSAAGYTPMAIFAKEKWITTAFYAGLVTREDAKGFGDLEAGKPAALPTAFVTAAEQMKKLQEGGLFDANATNTNYDQASSQFYSGKAAMFVNGQWEIYSSTEKLGDKVDWMYWPAKDEATYDSSKGFINGAGSPGGFSVSPSSKNKETAVKVASFLAQKYSEYKYSVLGSPIVSVKVDKPMTGEVPPMMKRIADEVLPNVKSYATAVSNVQIKNVIDDNTQNMLVSGFTVKQFTDNVNRILAKENK
- a CDS encoding carbohydrate ABC transporter permease — encoded protein: MNRYLSNKKAIALFLLPALLIYSVIIIYPVLQTVYRSFFNWDGLSTATWNGISNYRDLLEDPLLITSLRNGLLFALVLAVFQIGLGTVLALACADPRIKGRKLLKTSYFIPVVLSVTVVCQLWIAMYDPANGLINRLFNLLHIPYQQNWLTSPTVSIIAIAFVNAWQFMGYQFSLLYAGVKSIPEQYMEAATIDGCSKWMAHRKVTIPLMKETYKFCLIVAITSGIGAFVQMLIMTSGGPGTSNYTLTYMIYRYAFMESNYGYACAVSVVLVSLSLLATVIINKTFDRNEA
- a CDS encoding carbohydrate ABC transporter permease; this encodes MKKLRAVLIQAPLWIYFVISVYPLVWMISYSLKNNDEIFVTNPFGFPTHFRIENYTAAWSQFNIPRYFMNSFIVSSISTLLIIVLALMFSFAIARMRWKFRESVRLYMTIGMFMPLQVIMIPLAILVRDFHLTNTYGALIVPYVAIGLPFSCLIFYGFMKGIPGELEESACMDGANIYRMFIQIIVPVVTPAIATVAIFQFLSNWNEFMLAYILISDEAMKTLPLGLLFFQGQYSTDWGGMGAVMTIASLPMVIIYLFFSEQVENAMTVGSAVKG
- a CDS encoding galactokinase, producing the protein MPSIADTFQLLNSEMFKERLIDLYGESQEALSSQIDRYTSLVNEYTQRFDGADVYLFSSPGRSEISGNHTDHNLGKVIAASINMDCIGVAEKNTENKICIKSITYSEDFTIDLTRREDIKNASGTYSIVRGILDGFEKYGYSIGGFNVCITSDVISAAGVSSSASFEMLICSILNFFYNHNEMDIITCAKIGQYAENTKWNKQSGLLDQIACGYGGLITIDFKDGQSPVIQTLNFEAIDKNYELLIIPTGANHADLSEEYSSIPTEMKAVAGKLGGEVLRDLSIDEVLKHFAELRESPGDRALLRALHFYEENSRVDQQVEALKNDDADEFLRLVNESGNSSWKWLQNCYSNSAPETQGVTVHLALTERFIKRIGKGACRVHGGGFAGVIMALLPRESTASYTEYMNSFGVGKIFNIRVRKYGAVNLNLL
- a CDS encoding amidase family protein; translated protein: MKDPFKMKTFDVEETSIFDLQDAMAHGKTTSRELVFCYLSRIAKYDQDGPHINSVMEINPDAIFIAEALDLERQRKGSRGPLHGIPILVKDNIETGDKMRTSAGALALAQHVSTEDAFLIRRLREKGAVILGKTNMTEWANGVSSTMWAGYSSKGGQVTHPYGEFFTGGSSTGSAAAVAASLAAAAIGTETSASILSPAVQMSIVGIKPTVGLISRSGIIPFSYSQDTAGPMARTVSDAAILLNALVGRDEQDPATWRGESCHTEQDYTAFLDREGLYGARIGVFCEVPDHVRESGEYDEALFNQAVSDLIKAGAEVVEQIDIPSFHGPWQWNKMNLEFKHGIENYLQRLPAHMPIHSLSELLEWNKEHAETALKYGQDLLEFRERLTAPLKNKDYILESIMDLHLAQNEGIDYAIKRYQLDAIMFPAYIGADLCARAGYPSIAIPAGYRENGRPFGITFAGTAFSEPALIRIAYSFEQRTKHRKKPVFK
- a CDS encoding lipoate--protein ligase, which codes for MLFIDNAGITDPAINLAIEEYALKFLSMDESYLLFYINSPSIIIGKHQNTIEEIDQEYVKEHNIKVVRRLSGGGAVYHDLGNLNFSFITKDDGESFHNFLKFTQPVIDYLQSMGVNAELSGRNDLQVGEQKISGNAQFSTRGRMFSHGTLMYNLNLDDVQASLNANPEKFKSKSTKSVRSRVANIKELLGTDMTIEEFRAGLLRSIFGMEPVEVPQYKLNEEDWAQIHKISTERYQNWDWNYGQSPKSNVKHAVKFPGGIVDIRMELKDGRIEEIKIYGDFFGVGDVADVEDALRGKRYEQEEVRQALSHLDLKHYFGRIEPEDVIGLIFLEE